Below is a genomic region from Kiloniellales bacterium.
CGCCGCCGCCCGGGGGTTGAGGCCGCGGAACGCCTCGATGGCGCCCAGCGCCTTATCGAGCGCGACCCTCTTGGCCAGGGAGACCTCGCCGTCGGCCGTGGCCACCAGCGCGGCCGCCGCGAGGGCCGCGTCGATCGCCGCCCGGCTCTGGGCGCGGGCGGCGCGGTCGTGCACCGCGGCGGTCAGCTTGTCCAGGAAAACCATCTAGGCGACGCGGACCGGCGAACGCGTCGCGTCCGGCGGCCTCGGCACAGCTGTACTCGACAAACGGCAATTGGTGGTCATCACCCCCTCCAAAGCCTTGTCGCAGTCTTGACAAGAGGCCTACAAAGCTGCTCGGAGTCGTGTCCAGCGATTTCCGGACGCTGTCACGGGAGTTCCTCCTGGTGCTGAACTCCCTCAAGGTCGACCCCGCGGTTGCGACGGGCGTCTTCATCACGACCAGCAACGACATCTTCGGCGTGCTGATCTACTTCCTGATGACCACGGCCCTCTACCTCGGCCCCGCCGGGCTGGGTTAGCTGGGAAGATCCGCCGGGCCGGTCACAAGAAGCCGTGCCACCCCATGGGAACCACGGCGTTGAGGCAGCCGAAGATGAAGCAGAGGCCGCCCGAGAGGGCGAGGACGATGGCAACCGCGCCGATCCGGCCGGACGGCTTCTCGCGGCGCAGAATGCGCTGGTGGTTGGTCAGCTCCGCGACGTAGGCAAGGGCGCCGGCCAGGACGGCGAAGAGGGCCCCGGCGGCGAACACCAGCACAGCGGCTGTCACCCGCTCGGGCGAGACCGCCTGATCGGCGGCGTTCGTGGCTTTCCCGAGGAACGCGATCAGCGCGACGGCCGCGCCGCCGTTCATGACGAAGAGACTGCCCAGCGCCTGCCGCGCATAGCTGCTGTAGGCGGCGAAGAGCTGTTCCGGCGGGAAGCCCTGCTCGACGATCTCGATGCTGGTCAGCTGCTCCCGGACCGGCTCCGGCACGGCGGCGTGCATCAGGTAGCGGAACGCTGGCGCGGCCGGACCGCTCGCCTTCTCCATGAAGACGTTCATCTCACGGGCCACCTGCCGGGGGTCCTCGGACCCGGCCCCGATGCGGTTCAGGATCACGAAGAGCCTGCTCTTTTCCCCCGCGTCGAGACCTTCGAGGTCCCCGACGACTTGTTTCACCACGTCCACGGCAATTGTCATGACCAGACTCGAAACCTCCCTCGATCGACGGAGCACTGATAGCAGCCCCAGGGCCGCTTTGCATGCCTGTGCGAGAAGTTCGCCGCTCGATATCAGTTTGTTAGAGCAATTCCTGCTGAAATCGGCCGACGCATCGGCTAAAGCTTGCGCCGGTCCCCCGCGAGCGAGGACGAGTACCATGAACTGGATTGTCGAAGGCGGCCGCGCCCTGATCGGCGGCGAGATCCTGCCGGCCGATGTCTTCGTCGAGGCGGACCGGATCGCCGGCCAGCCGGCCAGGGAGGCCGAGCGCTTCGATGCGGCCGGCCTGCTCGTGCTGTCAGGCATCGTCGACGTCCACGGCGACGGCTTCGAGCGCCAGATCATGCCGCGGCCGCGCGCGCACTTCCCACTCGACGTGGCCCTGCGCGACACGGACCATCAGATGATCGCGAACGGGATCACGACCGCGTTTCACGGCCTGACGGTCTCCTGGGAGCCGGGGCTGCGCAGCCTCGAGACGGCGCGCGGCTTCGTCGAGGCGCTTGACCGTCTGCGGCCGACGCTGGCCTGCGACAACCGCCTGCACCTCCGCTGGGAGACCTTCGCCCTCGACGCGGTCGAGGAGGTGCTGGCCTGGCTAGCCCTGGAGCCGCGGCCGATCCTCGCCTTCAACGACCACACGACCAAGTCGGCGGAGCAGGGAACGCGGGTCCGCAAGCTGGACGAACTGGCCGAGCGCGCCGGCCTGACGCCCGAGGACTACAAAGCGCTGCTTGCCGAGGTCTGGGCGCGCCGAGACGAGGTGCCCGACACGATCGCCCGGCTGGCTGGTCACGCCCGCGGCCTCGGCGCGGTCCTCCTGGCCCACGACGAGGAGACGCCGGAAGAGCGCGCCCGGTTCCGCGCGCTGGGCGCCGTCGCCTCCGAGTTCCCTCTGAACGAGGCGACCGCCCGCGCCGCGCGGGAGGCCGGCGAGCACACCATCATGGGCGCGCCCAACGTGGTGCGCGGCGGCAGTCACCTGGGCGCGGTCAATGCCGCCGACGCGGTCTCGGCGGACCTCTGCTCGGTCCTCGCCACCGACTACTACTACCCCGCCCCGCTGCTCGCCGCCTTCCGGCTCGCCGCCGAGGGCCGCACGACCCTGCCCGAGGCCTGGGACCTGGTCTCGAAGAACGCGGCCGAAGCGGCCGGCCTCGAGGACCGGGGCGCCCTGGATCCCGGCAAGCGCGCCGACCTGATCCTGGTCGACGACAACGACCCGCTCTCGCCCCGCGTGGTCGCCTGCTTCGTCGCCGGAAAAAGGGTCCTCGCGCGTCACTGACGGGCGGCTCGCCTTGGCGCTCTCCGGCATCGACGTCGCGGTCGTCCTGCTCTACTTGGTCGCGGTCGTCGCTATCGGCCTCTGGGCCGGCCGCGGCGAGCGCGACACCGCCGACTACTTCCTCGCCGGCCGGGCACTGCCCTGGTACCTGATCGGCTTCTCCTTCTTCGCCTCCAACATGTCGGGCGCCAGCTTCGTCGGCCTGATGGGCGCCGCCTACAGCCACGGGATGGTGGTGTTCAATTACGAGTGGACCGCCACCCTGGTCCTGATCTTCTTCGCGCTCTTCATGCTGCCGGTCTTCCTGCGCGCGGGGCTCTTCACGGTGCCCGCCTACCTCGAGGCGCGCTTCGACCGCCGCTCGCGCTGGGCCTACGCCGGCTTCACCATCCTGACCCTGATGTTCCTCGACACCGCCGGCGCGCTCTATGCCGGCGGCGTGGTGATCAGCACCGCCTGGCCGGAGGTCGATCTGTGGCAGACCAGCGCGGCCCTCGCCGTGCTGGCCGGGGCCTATACGCTGTTCGGCGGCCTGCGCTCGGTCGTGGTCACCGACGCCCTGCAGGCCGTCCTGATGATCGGCGGGGCGGGGCTGATCTTCTGGGTCGGCCTCGTCGAGGTCGGCGGGTGGCGGAGCCTGACCGAGGGTCTGGACGCGGCCCGGCTCCGGCTGGTCAAGCCGGCCGACGACGGTTTCCTGCCCTGGCCGGGAATCCTGGGCGTGGTCCTGCTCGGCTTCTACTACTGGACCCTCAACCAGTACTTCGTCCAGCGCGCCCTGGCCGCCCGCTCCCTCGACCAGGGCCGCAAGGGCGCGCTGTTCGGCGGCCTGCTGAAGCTGCCCAACGTCTTCCTCATGATCCTGCCCGGCATGATCGCCGTGGTCCTGCTGCCCGAACTGGACAGCCCGGACCGCGTGTTCCCGACCCTCGCCTTCGAGCTACTGCCGGCCGGCCTGCGTGGGCTCGTCCTGGCCGCGCTCCTGGCCGCCATCATGTCGAGCCTGGACAGCGCGCTCAACGCGGCCTCCTCCCTGCTCACCATGGACTTCGTCAAGCCGCTCCGCCCGGCGACCTCGGAGCGGGCGCTGCTCGCCATCGGCCGGGGCTTCACCGCGCTGCTGATCGTGCTCGCAGCGCTCT
It encodes:
- a CDS encoding magnesium transporter; its protein translation is MSSDFRTLSREFLLVLNSLKVDPAVATGVFITTSNDIFGVLIYFLMTTALYLGPAGLG
- a CDS encoding alpha-D-ribose 1-methylphosphonate 5-triphosphate diphosphatase, encoding MNWIVEGGRALIGGEILPADVFVEADRIAGQPAREAERFDAAGLLVLSGIVDVHGDGFERQIMPRPRAHFPLDVALRDTDHQMIANGITTAFHGLTVSWEPGLRSLETARGFVEALDRLRPTLACDNRLHLRWETFALDAVEEVLAWLALEPRPILAFNDHTTKSAEQGTRVRKLDELAERAGLTPEDYKALLAEVWARRDEVPDTIARLAGHARGLGAVLLAHDEETPEERARFRALGAVASEFPLNEATARAAREAGEHTIMGAPNVVRGGSHLGAVNAADAVSADLCSVLATDYYYPAPLLAAFRLAAEGRTTLPEAWDLVSKNAAEAAGLEDRGALDPGKRADLILVDDNDPLSPRVVACFVAGKRVLARH
- a CDS encoding sodium/solute symporter (Members of the Solute:Sodium Symporter (SSS), TC 2.A.21 as described in tcdb.org, catalyze solute:Na+ symport. Known solutes for members of the family include sugars, amino acids, nucleosides, inositols, vitamins, urea or anions, depending on the system.) — protein: MALSGIDVAVVLLYLVAVVAIGLWAGRGERDTADYFLAGRALPWYLIGFSFFASNMSGASFVGLMGAAYSHGMVVFNYEWTATLVLIFFALFMLPVFLRAGLFTVPAYLEARFDRRSRWAYAGFTILTLMFLDTAGALYAGGVVISTAWPEVDLWQTSAALAVLAGAYTLFGGLRSVVVTDALQAVLMIGGAGLIFWVGLVEVGGWRSLTEGLDAARLRLVKPADDGFLPWPGILGVVLLGFYYWTLNQYFVQRALAARSLDQGRKGALFGGLLKLPNVFLMILPGMIAVVLLPELDSPDRVFPTLAFELLPAGLRGLVLAALLAAIMSSLDSALNAASSLLTMDFVKPLRPATSERALLAIGRGFTALLIVLAALYAPLIERFGSLFQYFQSTLAYLVPPIVAVYMAGLFWSRASAAGAFWGLAGGLVLGLALFLIQEVSGLWAAFGWPRVHFTYMALAMFGLTLVILTAVSLARPAPAARPDALFRWSDLKPEAGARPKTWFGDYRIQAAALAILMLGFILAFW